In Myxococcus virescens, a single genomic region encodes these proteins:
- a CDS encoding ATP-binding cassette domain-containing protein, with protein sequence MYGSIKIRGARENNLKNVSLDIPKRKITVFTGVSGSGKSSLVFGTIAAESQRLINETYPAFVQQFMPHYGQPDAESLENISAAIIVDQQRLGGNSRSTVATVTDAAQMLRVVFSRLAEPHLGSPGFYSYNDPRGLCSECEGIGQVASMDMDAVIDTSKSLNEGAILPRDYAVDSWYWAIYARSGYFDVDKKLSKYTKEEMEKLLHLDDGRKIKLDKMNLTYEGLVPKLRRTLGSKDPETVQPHVRAEYERIFTRAICPSCKGGRLNQAALGSHIQGKNIAECSAMQVSDLATFVRKIAAPSVGPMLEALAHRLDNLVTIGLGYLSLDRESSTLSGGESQRVKMVRHLGSSLTDVTYIFDEPSVGLHPHDVGRLAGLMQQLRDKGNTVLIVEHKPDMIAIADHVVDMGPKAGNKGGQVVFEGTYEGLLTSGTLTGNHMKKHQPLKTSPRKPTGQLQIKGARLNNLQDLSVSIPRGVLTVVTGVAGSGKSSLIQGCLPKAYPETIIIDQNLARGSRRSNTATYTGILDNVRKAFAKANKVDAALFSANSKGACPDCSGLGVIYTDLAHLDPMVTVCETCEGKRFTEEVLAHRLRGKSISDVYEMAVSDAVAFFTEPAIAKILQGLDDVGLGYLTLGQPLSTLSGGERQRLKLAAELGRSGNIYVLDEPTTGLHMNDVDTLIGLFDRLVDAGSTVIVIEHNLDVVSRADWVIDLGPGAGHEGGQVVFEGLPAQLATHPRSLTGQHMARRGKA encoded by the coding sequence ATGTACGGCTCCATCAAGATTCGCGGGGCACGCGAGAACAACCTGAAGAATGTCTCGCTCGACATCCCCAAGCGGAAGATCACGGTCTTCACGGGCGTCTCGGGTTCGGGCAAGTCGTCCCTGGTTTTCGGCACCATCGCGGCCGAGAGCCAGCGGCTCATCAACGAGACCTATCCGGCCTTCGTGCAGCAGTTCATGCCGCACTACGGCCAGCCGGACGCGGAGAGCCTGGAGAACATCTCCGCCGCCATCATCGTGGACCAGCAGCGGCTGGGCGGGAACTCACGCTCCACGGTCGCCACCGTCACCGACGCCGCGCAGATGCTCCGCGTGGTGTTCTCACGCCTCGCCGAGCCGCACCTGGGCAGCCCGGGCTTCTATTCCTACAACGACCCCCGGGGGCTTTGTTCGGAGTGCGAGGGCATCGGTCAGGTCGCGTCCATGGACATGGACGCCGTCATCGACACGTCCAAGTCCCTCAACGAGGGCGCCATCCTGCCCAGGGACTATGCGGTCGACAGTTGGTACTGGGCCATCTACGCACGCTCGGGCTACTTCGACGTCGACAAGAAGCTGTCCAAGTACACGAAGGAGGAGATGGAGAAGCTCCTCCACCTGGACGACGGCCGGAAGATCAAGCTCGACAAGATGAACCTCACCTACGAGGGCCTTGTCCCCAAGCTGCGCCGGACGCTGGGTTCCAAGGACCCTGAGACGGTCCAGCCGCACGTCCGCGCCGAATACGAGCGCATCTTCACCCGAGCCATCTGTCCCTCCTGCAAGGGTGGGCGCCTCAACCAGGCAGCGCTCGGCAGCCACATCCAGGGCAAGAACATCGCGGAGTGCTCCGCGATGCAGGTGTCGGACCTCGCCACGTTCGTCCGGAAGATTGCCGCTCCGTCCGTGGGGCCCATGCTGGAGGCCCTGGCCCACCGGCTCGACAACCTGGTGACCATTGGCCTGGGGTACCTCAGCCTGGATCGCGAGAGTTCGACGCTGTCGGGTGGAGAGAGCCAGCGGGTGAAGATGGTGCGCCACCTGGGCTCCAGCCTCACCGATGTGACGTACATCTTTGATGAGCCCAGCGTGGGGCTCCACCCGCACGACGTGGGCCGGCTCGCGGGCCTGATGCAGCAGCTGCGCGACAAGGGCAACACCGTGCTCATCGTGGAGCACAAGCCGGACATGATTGCCATTGCGGACCATGTGGTCGACATGGGGCCCAAGGCCGGCAACAAGGGTGGACAGGTCGTCTTCGAGGGCACCTACGAGGGGCTGCTGACCTCGGGCACGCTCACGGGCAACCACATGAAGAAGCACCAGCCGCTGAAGACGTCGCCTCGCAAGCCCACGGGGCAGCTTCAAATCAAGGGCGCCCGGCTCAACAACCTCCAGGACCTGTCTGTTTCGATTCCGCGGGGTGTGCTCACGGTGGTGACGGGCGTGGCGGGCTCGGGGAAGTCGTCGCTGATTCAGGGCTGCCTGCCCAAGGCGTACCCCGAGACCATCATCATCGACCAGAACCTGGCTCGGGGCTCGCGCCGCTCCAACACCGCCACGTACACCGGCATTCTCGACAACGTGCGCAAGGCCTTCGCCAAGGCGAACAAGGTGGATGCCGCGCTGTTCTCCGCCAACTCGAAGGGGGCCTGCCCGGACTGCAGTGGCCTGGGCGTCATCTACACGGACCTGGCGCACCTGGACCCGATGGTGACTGTCTGCGAGACATGCGAGGGCAAGCGGTTCACCGAGGAAGTGCTGGCGCACCGGCTGCGCGGCAAGTCCATCAGCGACGTCTACGAGATGGCCGTCAGTGATGCGGTGGCCTTCTTCACCGAACCGGCGATTGCCAAGATCCTCCAGGGGCTGGATGACGTCGGGCTCGGCTACCTCACGCTGGGGCAGCCGCTGTCAACGCTGTCGGGCGGTGAGCGCCAGCGGTTGAAGCTCGCCGCCGAGCTGGGCCGTTCCGGGAACATCTACGTGCTCGATGAGCCCACCACGGGCCTGCACATGAACGACGTGGACACGTTGATTGGCCTGTTCGACCGGTTGGTGGATGCCGGGTCGACGGTCATCGTCATCGAGCACAACCTCGACGTGGTGTCCCGCGCGGACTGGGTCATCGACCTGGGGCCCGGCGCCGGGCATGAGGGCGGACAGGTCGTCTTCGAAGGCCTTCCGGCTCAGCTCGCGACGCACCCGCGCTCGCTGACCGGGCAGCACATGGCCCGCCGAGGCAAGGCATGA
- a CDS encoding MAC/perforin domain-containing protein produces the protein MAEAMQIDFNKFEGTVPYKNIDFLGRCYDVIRINPLDLSQRIRDGGGATTESIVQIPPESCTQLTPDKSLYIPEGTRYLSESRGERTSRTQTWFSSFDFSHSFEHTVSAGLDIPGLVSFSASLTYRQFEKTSSSNETIETFVQSFFEDCSIELNHDFTKKLPLSSRFTQEVAKLTSENACAAFIKTFGTHYAREVTFGGRMYQRVHISSKEYSRFVERGVDISTSASATYQGATANTGTNTSTSSSSAFKQSSGLTIDSIQWVGGTPSTDFNEWVKSIRQDPKPLKLDLKPLYELFTAEYFPQDSDIQKKKTWMMQAVDTHIRTEGFTRPDVSSMANKEFYLRSRWRADPGEKRVNKHLSFDGENVKLYPEDNTNDLVPWKLIPVPGKSDEYYIRSRWRADLGEKRLDYHLSFDGNTLKLFHRDNVADLVPWKFIPVPGKKDEFYIRNRWRAEKGDDRADKTLSFDGDSGKLFPKDDYYNLVPWKLEPAKS, from the coding sequence ATGGCCGAAGCAATGCAGATCGACTTCAACAAGTTCGAGGGAACCGTCCCCTACAAGAACATCGACTTTCTTGGCAGGTGCTACGACGTCATCCGAATCAACCCGCTGGACCTGAGCCAGCGCATCCGGGACGGCGGAGGCGCCACGACCGAGAGCATCGTCCAGATTCCCCCGGAGTCCTGCACGCAGCTCACTCCGGACAAGAGTCTCTACATCCCCGAAGGGACGCGTTACCTCTCTGAATCCCGGGGCGAGCGCACCTCTCGCACGCAGACGTGGTTCTCCTCCTTCGACTTCTCGCACAGCTTCGAGCACACCGTCAGCGCGGGGCTGGACATCCCGGGACTGGTGTCATTCAGCGCCAGCCTCACGTATCGGCAGTTCGAGAAGACCAGCAGCTCGAATGAAACCATCGAGACCTTCGTCCAGAGCTTCTTCGAGGATTGCTCGATTGAGCTCAACCACGACTTCACCAAGAAGCTGCCGCTGAGCAGCCGGTTCACCCAGGAGGTGGCGAAGCTCACGTCGGAGAACGCCTGCGCCGCGTTCATCAAGACCTTCGGCACGCACTACGCCCGGGAGGTCACGTTCGGTGGACGGATGTACCAGCGCGTCCACATCTCCTCCAAGGAGTACTCCAGGTTCGTGGAGCGGGGCGTCGACATCTCCACCTCGGCGTCGGCCACCTACCAGGGCGCCACCGCCAATACGGGAACGAACACCTCCACGTCCTCCAGCTCCGCGTTCAAGCAGTCCAGCGGGCTGACCATCGACAGCATCCAGTGGGTGGGCGGCACGCCCAGCACGGACTTCAATGAGTGGGTGAAGAGCATCCGGCAGGACCCCAAGCCGCTCAAGCTTGATTTGAAGCCGCTGTACGAGCTCTTCACGGCCGAATACTTCCCCCAGGACTCGGACATCCAGAAGAAGAAGACCTGGATGATGCAAGCCGTCGACACGCACATCCGGACCGAGGGCTTCACCCGCCCCGATGTCTCCTCGATGGCGAACAAGGAGTTCTACCTCCGAAGCCGCTGGAGGGCCGACCCCGGCGAGAAGCGCGTCAACAAGCACTTGAGCTTCGATGGGGAGAACGTGAAGTTGTACCCGGAGGACAACACGAACGACCTCGTCCCCTGGAAGCTGATTCCCGTGCCCGGCAAGTCGGACGAGTACTACATCCGCAGCCGCTGGCGCGCGGACCTGGGCGAAAAGCGGCTGGACTACCACCTGTCATTCGATGGCAACACGCTCAAGCTCTTCCACCGGGACAACGTGGCGGACCTCGTCCCCTGGAAGTTCATCCCCGTGCCGGGCAAGAAGGATGAGTTCTACATCCGCAACCGCTGGCGGGCCGAGAAGGGCGACGATCGCGCGGACAAGACGCTCTCGTTCGACGGGGACAGCGGCAAGCTCTTCCCCAAGGACGACTACTACAACCTCGTCCCGTGGAAGCTGGAGCCTGCGAAGTCCTGA
- a CDS encoding MupA/Atu3671 family FMN-dependent luciferase-like monooxygenase has product MSAAPESPRCFIIGEGTLVVPCAQALTERGVQILGLVTREPALQKWAEEQGVPHVPPGEQVLPFLSQAPFDWLFSIVNLSMVKEDILRLPRRMAINFHDGPLPRYAGLNVTSWALLNREPRHGVTWHEMTTGADEGRILKQRLFDIAPGETAFSLNARCYTLGMETFAELAEELVAGTSEAKAQDFSQRSYFGLAQRPEAAAVLDLHGDVDVAHALVSALDYGGYPNPLAFAKVWLGNGPVAISEARRAEPASEAAPGTVLDIEGDALTVALLGGDLTLKGPKGQCGAPLSWADLLGARMLARGDVLPPAPPELRARLTEVSAQAGKAESFFLRRLETLSPPDLPFLGGSSKDVGTHTLKFEATDVPAAWATDLPPEERLLFTAAAFLARLSPEPRFDVGYADASTRARITGAEGFFASQLPLRVELPMKEAPELAAGTFRKALTQLRDKGVLARDVLGRSAQLSNLQRHAGEVAYPVALRINAPGEASGPVGGAALVIEVDAQGRHAHLHFDATRVDKARVDDVARQLGAFLASLRDAPGKAVGEHDLLGAEERQLLARWNDTRRDFPRDATLASLFQAQARRTPDDTALICRGASLTYRELDARAEVLARYLRGAGVGRDVRVGIFMERSLEMMVGVLATHKAGGCYVPLDPAYPAERIAFMVEDAGCHLVLTQERLLSRVPSAAKAVLAVDQQRERIAAAPEAQTPPATPDSLAYVIYTSGSTGKPKGVMIEHRNVVNFGVGMDERLGTERGTWLAVTSLNFDISVLELLWTLTRGFTVVLHAERHDTAQAGKYASRAMEFSLFYFSSDEGERPEGRYDLLMESARFADTNGFCAVWTPERHFHAFGGLFPNPAVTSAALAAVTRNVQLRAGSLVSPLHPTLRIAEDWSVVDNISHGRVGISFAAGWQPNDFALRPETFPDRKRIMFQQIEDVRRLWRGEALETKSGTGHTVKLRTLPRPVQKELPIWVTTAGNPETFEEAARAGCHVLTHLLGQSVEEVAQKIALYRETWAKAGHPGKGTVSLMLHTFVGDSEASVKEVVREPMKSYLRSSVGLIKEAAWSFPAFKAQTTLANGNFGTDHLSAEEMDALLDFSFERYFQSSGLFGSVDACVAIVDRLKGLDVDEIACLVDFGVPTELVMKHLPLLAEVRQRANSGVGQPGAEPELDGSIPALLERHAVTHLQCTPSQASMLLAEERSREGLKRLKKMMVGGEAFPVPLARQLSETVSGDVINMYGPTETTIWSSTHPVKNVGEGVPIGTPIANTQLYVLDAQQRPLPIGAAGELYIGGEGVVRGYHHRPELDRERFVPDPFSSQPGARMYRTGDAARWRHDGLVEYIGRLDHQVKVRGFRIELGEIESRLGEHPAVRETVVIVREDIPGDKRLVAYLIAKPGEPPAADALREFLRTRLPEYMVPQAFVTLNTFPQTPNKKVDRKALPPPEQAQARGELVRPEGETEALIAGIWQDVLKLDKVGVEDKFVDLGGHSLLMVQVLERLKAQVEKPLTLVDLFRYPTIRALSGFLSGDSGEEEALKEVAARGEARAAARRAMQQRRRR; this is encoded by the coding sequence ATGAGCGCGGCTCCGGAGTCGCCCCGTTGTTTCATCATCGGCGAGGGCACCCTCGTCGTCCCCTGCGCGCAGGCCCTCACCGAGCGCGGCGTCCAGATTCTCGGGCTCGTCACGCGCGAGCCCGCGCTCCAGAAGTGGGCGGAGGAGCAGGGCGTGCCGCACGTGCCGCCCGGCGAGCAGGTGCTGCCGTTCCTGTCCCAGGCGCCCTTCGACTGGCTCTTCAGCATCGTCAACCTGAGCATGGTGAAGGAGGACATCCTCCGCCTGCCCCGGCGCATGGCCATCAACTTCCACGACGGCCCGCTGCCCCGCTACGCCGGCCTCAACGTCACGTCGTGGGCGCTGCTGAACCGGGAGCCCCGGCACGGCGTCACCTGGCACGAGATGACGACGGGCGCGGACGAGGGCCGCATCCTGAAGCAGCGCCTCTTCGACATCGCCCCCGGCGAGACGGCCTTCAGCCTCAATGCCCGCTGCTACACGCTGGGCATGGAGACCTTCGCGGAGCTCGCGGAGGAGCTGGTCGCGGGCACGTCCGAGGCGAAGGCGCAGGACTTCTCGCAGCGCAGCTACTTCGGCCTCGCGCAGCGCCCGGAGGCCGCGGCCGTGCTGGACCTCCACGGCGACGTGGACGTGGCGCACGCGCTGGTGTCGGCGCTGGACTACGGCGGCTACCCCAACCCGCTCGCCTTCGCGAAGGTGTGGCTGGGCAACGGGCCCGTCGCCATCTCCGAGGCGCGGCGCGCCGAACCCGCCTCCGAGGCGGCCCCGGGCACCGTGCTCGACATCGAAGGGGACGCGCTGACTGTCGCGCTCCTGGGCGGAGACCTCACGCTGAAGGGCCCCAAGGGCCAGTGCGGCGCGCCGCTGTCGTGGGCCGACCTGCTTGGCGCGCGGATGCTCGCCCGGGGTGACGTCCTGCCCCCGGCCCCACCGGAGCTGCGCGCCCGGCTGACCGAGGTGAGCGCCCAGGCCGGCAAGGCGGAGTCCTTCTTCCTGCGCCGGCTGGAGACGCTCTCCCCGCCCGACCTCCCCTTCCTGGGCGGCAGCTCCAAGGACGTGGGCACGCACACGCTGAAGTTCGAGGCCACGGACGTCCCCGCGGCATGGGCCACCGACCTGCCCCCCGAGGAGCGGCTGCTCTTCACGGCTGCCGCCTTCCTGGCGCGTCTGTCCCCCGAGCCCCGCTTCGACGTGGGCTACGCGGACGCCTCCACGCGCGCCCGCATCACCGGCGCGGAGGGCTTCTTCGCCTCACAGCTCCCGCTGCGCGTCGAGCTGCCCATGAAGGAGGCGCCGGAGCTGGCCGCGGGCACCTTCCGCAAGGCGCTGACGCAGCTGCGCGACAAGGGCGTGCTCGCCCGGGACGTCCTGGGCCGCTCCGCGCAGCTCTCCAACCTCCAGCGCCACGCCGGTGAGGTGGCGTACCCCGTCGCGCTGCGCATCAACGCGCCGGGTGAAGCAAGCGGCCCGGTGGGCGGCGCGGCGCTCGTCATCGAGGTGGACGCCCAAGGCCGTCACGCCCACCTGCACTTCGACGCCACGCGCGTGGACAAAGCCCGCGTGGACGACGTGGCGCGGCAGCTTGGCGCGTTCCTCGCCTCGCTCCGGGACGCGCCGGGCAAGGCCGTGGGCGAGCATGACCTGCTGGGCGCGGAGGAGCGCCAGCTCCTGGCGCGCTGGAACGACACGCGCCGCGACTTCCCCCGTGACGCCACCCTGGCCTCGCTCTTCCAGGCGCAGGCGCGGCGCACGCCGGACGACACCGCGCTCATCTGTCGGGGCGCCTCGCTGACCTACCGCGAGCTGGACGCGCGCGCGGAGGTGCTCGCGCGGTACCTGCGCGGCGCGGGCGTGGGCCGCGACGTGCGCGTGGGCATCTTCATGGAGCGCTCGCTGGAGATGATGGTGGGCGTGCTGGCCACGCACAAGGCGGGCGGCTGCTACGTGCCGTTGGACCCGGCCTATCCCGCCGAGCGCATCGCTTTCATGGTGGAGGACGCGGGCTGCCACCTGGTCCTCACCCAGGAGCGGCTGCTGTCGCGCGTGCCGTCCGCGGCGAAGGCCGTGCTCGCGGTGGACCAGCAGAGGGAGCGCATCGCCGCCGCGCCGGAGGCCCAGACGCCGCCGGCCACGCCGGACAGCCTGGCCTACGTCATCTACACCTCGGGCAGCACGGGCAAGCCCAAGGGGGTGATGATTGAGCACCGCAACGTCGTGAACTTCGGCGTTGGCATGGACGAGCGCCTGGGCACGGAGCGCGGCACCTGGCTGGCGGTGACAAGCCTCAACTTCGACATCTCCGTGCTGGAGCTGCTCTGGACGCTCACGCGCGGCTTCACGGTGGTGCTGCACGCGGAGCGGCACGACACAGCGCAGGCCGGCAAGTACGCCTCGCGCGCCATGGAGTTCAGTCTCTTCTACTTCTCCAGTGATGAAGGCGAGCGCCCCGAGGGCCGCTATGACCTGCTCATGGAGAGCGCGCGCTTCGCGGACACGAACGGCTTCTGCGCCGTGTGGACGCCGGAGCGGCACTTCCACGCGTTCGGCGGACTCTTCCCCAACCCGGCTGTGACGTCGGCCGCGCTGGCGGCGGTGACGCGCAACGTGCAGCTCCGCGCCGGCAGCCTCGTGTCGCCGCTGCACCCCACGCTGCGCATCGCCGAGGACTGGTCCGTGGTGGACAACATCTCCCACGGCCGCGTGGGCATTTCGTTCGCCGCGGGCTGGCAGCCCAACGACTTCGCGCTGCGTCCGGAGACCTTCCCGGACCGCAAGCGCATCATGTTCCAGCAGATTGAAGACGTGCGCCGGCTGTGGCGTGGCGAGGCGCTGGAGACGAAGAGCGGCACGGGCCACACCGTGAAGCTGCGCACCCTGCCCCGCCCGGTGCAGAAAGAGCTGCCCATCTGGGTCACCACCGCGGGCAACCCGGAGACCTTCGAGGAAGCGGCGCGCGCGGGCTGCCACGTCCTCACCCACCTGCTGGGCCAGTCGGTGGAAGAGGTGGCGCAGAAGATTGCCCTGTACCGGGAGACGTGGGCCAAGGCCGGCCACCCCGGCAAGGGCACCGTGTCACTGATGCTGCACACCTTCGTCGGTGACTCCGAGGCGTCCGTGAAGGAGGTCGTCCGCGAGCCGATGAAGTCGTACCTCAGGTCGTCGGTGGGCCTCATCAAGGAGGCGGCCTGGAGCTTCCCGGCCTTCAAGGCGCAGACGACGCTGGCCAACGGCAACTTCGGCACCGACCACCTGTCCGCCGAGGAGATGGACGCGCTGCTCGACTTCTCCTTCGAGCGCTACTTCCAGTCCTCCGGCCTGTTCGGCAGCGTGGATGCGTGCGTCGCGATCGTGGACCGGCTCAAGGGCCTGGACGTGGACGAGATTGCCTGCCTCGTGGACTTCGGGGTGCCCACGGAGCTGGTGATGAAGCACCTGCCGCTGCTGGCCGAGGTGCGCCAGCGCGCCAACTCGGGCGTGGGCCAGCCGGGCGCCGAGCCCGAGCTGGACGGCTCCATCCCCGCGCTGCTGGAGCGTCACGCGGTGACGCACCTCCAGTGCACGCCGTCCCAGGCGAGCATGCTCTTGGCCGAGGAGCGCTCGCGCGAGGGCCTCAAGCGGCTGAAGAAGATGATGGTGGGCGGCGAGGCCTTCCCCGTCCCGCTGGCGCGTCAGCTCTCCGAGACGGTGTCCGGCGACGTCATCAACATGTACGGCCCCACCGAGACGACCATCTGGTCCTCCACGCACCCGGTGAAGAACGTGGGCGAAGGCGTCCCTATCGGTACGCCCATCGCGAACACGCAACTCTACGTCCTGGATGCGCAGCAGCGTCCGCTGCCCATTGGCGCGGCGGGTGAGCTGTACATCGGCGGCGAGGGCGTGGTGCGGGGCTACCACCACCGTCCGGAGCTGGACCGCGAGCGCTTCGTGCCGGACCCGTTCTCCTCCCAGCCGGGCGCGCGGATGTACCGCACCGGCGATGCCGCGCGGTGGAGGCACGACGGTCTGGTGGAGTACATCGGCCGGCTGGACCACCAGGTGAAGGTGCGCGGCTTCCGCATCGAGCTGGGCGAAATCGAATCCCGGCTGGGCGAACACCCCGCCGTGCGGGAGACGGTGGTCATCGTCCGCGAGGACATCCCGGGCGACAAGCGGCTGGTGGCCTACCTCATCGCGAAGCCGGGCGAGCCGCCCGCGGCGGATGCGCTGCGCGAGTTCCTGCGCACCAGGCTGCCCGAGTACATGGTGCCGCAGGCCTTCGTGACGCTGAACACCTTCCCCCAGACGCCGAACAAGAAGGTGGACCGCAAGGCCCTGCCACCTCCGGAGCAGGCGCAGGCGCGCGGGGAGCTGGTCCGCCCGGAAGGCGAGACGGAGGCGCTGATTGCCGGCATCTGGCAGGACGTGCTCAAGCTCGACAAGGTCGGCGTGGAGGACAAGTTCGTCGACCTGGGGGGCCACTCGCTGCTGATGGTGCAGGTGCTGGAGAGGCTCAAGGCCCAGGTGGAGAAGCCCCTCACGCTGGTGGACCTGTTCCGCTACCCCACCATCCGCGCCCTCTCCGGGTTCCTGTCGGGAGACAGCGGCGAGGAAGAAGCGCTCAAGGAAGTCGCGGCGCGCGGTGAGGCCCGGGCCGCGGCTCGCCGGGCGATGCAGCAGCGCCGGCGCCGGTAG
- a CDS encoding alpha/beta hydrolase family protein — MGWPRFDPEFPGPFPYTGTPLTAEERSGLTSDGWTLTGPDEAPWNLALTRPPAAGETRWLVYFGGNTPGYLAEAKSVLSTLDQGRGWGLAAFAPPGFDGSPGEPSPEALRDSAVNAMHWLVTAHPAAAQGIHLVGFSMGSMAALSAAGALQERDTPAKGLVLFAPFHRMKVRPAGLMGRVFGRHEYDNRPLLRTHRKVPTLVLHGGADSALPLVQGELVRRGLGARLMTYPGIGHAELLKHPPALADARQGLGL; from the coding sequence ATGGGATGGCCTCGATTCGACCCTGAATTCCCGGGCCCGTTCCCGTACACCGGCACACCGCTGACCGCGGAGGAGCGGAGCGGGCTGACGTCCGACGGATGGACCCTGACGGGCCCGGACGAGGCGCCCTGGAACCTCGCGCTGACGCGCCCTCCCGCGGCCGGTGAGACACGGTGGCTGGTCTACTTCGGCGGTAACACCCCGGGGTATCTCGCCGAGGCGAAGTCCGTCCTGAGCACGCTCGACCAGGGGCGCGGGTGGGGCCTCGCCGCGTTCGCGCCGCCCGGCTTCGACGGTTCACCGGGAGAGCCCTCCCCCGAAGCGCTCCGCGACAGCGCCGTGAACGCCATGCACTGGTTGGTGACGGCGCACCCCGCCGCGGCCCAGGGCATCCATCTGGTGGGCTTCTCCATGGGCAGCATGGCGGCGCTCAGCGCGGCTGGCGCGTTGCAAGAACGCGACACCCCCGCCAAGGGACTGGTGCTGTTCGCGCCCTTCCACCGGATGAAGGTGAGGCCCGCGGGCCTCATGGGCCGCGTCTTCGGACGGCATGAGTACGACAACCGGCCGCTGCTGCGGACCCACCGGAAGGTTCCCACCCTCGTGCTGCACGGCGGTGCCGACAGCGCGCTGCCGCTCGTCCAGGGCGAGCTCGTCAGGCGTGGGCTGGGCGCGCGGTTGATGACGTACCCCGGCATCGGGCACGCCGAGCTCTTGAAGCATCCCCCCGCGCTCGCTGACGCCCGGCAAGGCCTGGGCTTGTGA
- a CDS encoding TetR/AcrR family transcriptional regulator: MSDEISGRGDPLKSLQLLWGRAEAPKRGPKAKASVAELVSAAVTIADAEGLEAVSTRRVAEAVGISPMSFYTHIPGKAELLDLMMDVVSGEILKDRPAFKPAHWRANLTRVATDYRDFYLTHPWVIPLATHRTVLGPNTFRSADIALSAIEGLGLSDLEMDRIITLVLDYVHGAVRNAAREKMVKDLTGMTDEEWWYRVAPFLETVDFTPYPVLSRVGKTAGETYGAHDPKGAFAFGLERVLDGLAVFIDGKAPGKKRR; this comes from the coding sequence ATGAGCGACGAGATTTCCGGCCGGGGCGACCCGTTGAAATCACTGCAGTTGCTATGGGGACGGGCCGAGGCACCAAAGCGCGGCCCGAAGGCAAAGGCCAGCGTCGCGGAGCTGGTGTCAGCCGCCGTCACCATCGCGGATGCCGAGGGGCTCGAAGCGGTCAGCACGCGTCGCGTCGCGGAGGCGGTGGGCATCTCCCCCATGTCGTTCTACACGCACATCCCCGGCAAGGCCGAGCTGCTGGACTTGATGATGGATGTCGTGTCCGGCGAAATCCTGAAGGACCGGCCCGCCTTCAAGCCCGCCCACTGGCGCGCCAACCTGACGCGGGTGGCGACGGACTATCGCGACTTCTACCTGACCCACCCGTGGGTGATTCCACTCGCGACCCACCGCACCGTGCTGGGCCCGAACACCTTCCGTTCCGCCGACATCGCGTTGAGTGCCATTGAAGGCCTGGGGCTCTCGGACCTCGAGATGGACCGGATCATCACCCTGGTCCTCGACTACGTCCACGGCGCGGTCCGCAACGCGGCCCGGGAGAAGATGGTCAAGGACCTGACCGGCATGACGGACGAGGAGTGGTGGTACCGCGTCGCCCCCTTCCTCGAAACCGTCGACTTCACGCCCTACCCCGTCCTGTCCCGCGTCGGGAAGACCGCGGGAGAGACCTACGGGGCACACGACCCCAAGGGAGCGTTTGCCTTCGGTCTCGAGCGAGTGCTCGATGGACTGGCGGTATTCATCGACGGGAAGGCACCGGGAAAGAAGCGGCGCTGA